One part of the Polyangiaceae bacterium genome encodes these proteins:
- a CDS encoding CHASE3 domain-containing protein: MKRLRANLAVAASVVVLVVGGVTAINMSNARERSLIVQESHERLQALDNLLQVLLDAETGQRGYLITGEKEYLEPYSAALRRLSAVRKEVRELNLPAAELKELEKQVDARLDELAYTVKLFDSAGQQRAGEFVKQDAGKRTMDLVRAALARLTSRESERREAALTAEREAYQRNQLVVGGGALIAFVIAFLAQLVLRRDLAESAEQARTLREQAALLSDQADQLRNNEAELAERLRQQHQLTDELAEQGRHRERLIQSLGRANRDLDQFAYVTSHDLKAPLRGIASLASFIEEDLEDSLDDETRENLALLHQRVSRMESLIEGILTYSRAGRRTPPEDVPVKALLDEVVDLLSPEAYVEVKATTELPSLHTERVPLQQVLLNLVGNAIKHGNPEQCQVAVSAERVPEGWKFRIADNGPGIEERFHERIFGFFERLKSRDEVEGSGIGLAVVKKIVEERGGRVWVESEFGQGAAFYFVWPRASLTELHAVRPEDVDLQRLSADDRTNV; encoded by the coding sequence GTGAAGCGACTGCGTGCGAATCTGGCCGTAGCAGCGAGTGTCGTTGTCTTGGTGGTTGGTGGGGTGACCGCCATCAACATGTCGAACGCCCGCGAGCGCTCACTCATCGTGCAAGAGTCGCACGAACGCCTACAGGCTCTGGACAACCTATTGCAGGTGTTGCTCGACGCGGAAACGGGGCAACGTGGCTACTTGATCACCGGGGAAAAGGAGTACCTGGAGCCATACAGCGCCGCGCTCCGGCGTCTCAGCGCAGTGCGCAAAGAGGTGCGAGAACTGAACCTGCCTGCTGCCGAGTTGAAGGAACTGGAGAAGCAGGTCGATGCCCGCCTCGACGAACTCGCGTACACGGTAAAGCTATTCGACTCTGCGGGGCAGCAGCGTGCCGGCGAGTTCGTCAAGCAGGACGCTGGAAAGCGCACCATGGACCTGGTGCGCGCGGCGCTGGCTCGCCTCACTAGCCGCGAGTCGGAGCGGCGCGAAGCGGCGCTAACCGCCGAGCGAGAAGCCTATCAACGCAACCAACTCGTTGTCGGAGGCGGAGCACTGATTGCGTTCGTGATTGCGTTCCTCGCACAGCTGGTGCTGCGACGCGACTTGGCGGAGAGCGCCGAGCAAGCTCGCACGCTGCGTGAGCAGGCCGCGCTGCTCAGCGACCAAGCGGATCAACTCCGCAACAACGAAGCGGAGCTCGCCGAGCGCCTGAGACAACAGCATCAGCTAACCGACGAGCTCGCGGAGCAGGGCCGCCACCGCGAACGCTTGATCCAGAGCCTCGGTCGCGCGAATCGCGATCTCGATCAATTCGCGTACGTGACCTCTCACGACTTGAAGGCGCCACTCAGAGGCATCGCGAGCCTCGCCTCGTTCATCGAAGAAGATCTTGAGGACTCGTTGGATGACGAGACCCGTGAAAACCTCGCGCTGCTCCACCAACGCGTCTCGCGCATGGAGTCGTTGATCGAGGGGATCCTCACCTACTCTCGGGCGGGGCGACGCACGCCGCCGGAAGACGTGCCGGTCAAGGCCCTCCTGGATGAGGTGGTCGACCTACTGAGTCCCGAAGCCTATGTCGAGGTGAAGGCGACCACCGAGTTGCCCTCCCTGCACACCGAGCGCGTTCCGCTTCAGCAGGTGCTGCTGAACTTGGTCGGCAACGCCATCAAGCATGGCAACCCGGAGCAATGCCAAGTCGCCGTGAGCGCGGAGCGGGTGCCCGAGGGCTGGAAGTTCCGCATCGCAGACAACGGTCCGGGCATCGAGGAGCGCTTTCACGAGCGTATTTTCGGCTTCTTCGAGCGACTCAAGAGCCGCGACGAAGTCGAGGGGAGCGGCATCGGGCTGGCTGTCGTGAAGAAGATCGTCGAAGAGCGCGGCGGTCGCGTGTGGGTCGAATCCGAGTTTGGTCAGGGCGCTGCTTTTTACTTCGTTTGGCCCCGGGCTTCGCTGACGGAACTCCACGCGGTGCGGCCCGAAGACGTCGACCTGCAGCGCTTGTCCGCCGACGACAGGACCAACGTGTAG
- a CDS encoding BON domain-containing protein, translating to MLTSELVQNQVDVWCRAEGLPGVAASYASSTVVLSGSVPTLRHAHLLKRELLQHNDVRSVVTSALEIEPRRDDTDVLKDAQAVLAGCACARVRLDVFDGVVSLTGDEPDSGSLQLLEDQLSGIPGVVDIRSTVTFAPPLESFDRESQTAPPGA from the coding sequence ATGCTGACCAGTGAACTCGTTCAGAACCAGGTGGATGTGTGGTGCCGCGCGGAAGGGCTTCCGGGTGTTGCCGCCAGCTACGCATCAAGCACCGTCGTGCTCTCGGGCAGCGTACCCACGCTGCGCCACGCTCACTTGCTGAAGCGTGAACTCCTGCAGCACAACGACGTTCGAAGCGTCGTGACGTCGGCGTTGGAGATCGAACCACGCCGGGACGACACCGACGTGCTCAAGGACGCGCAAGCGGTACTCGCCGGCTGCGCATGCGCACGGGTGCGACTCGATGTGTTCGATGGAGTCGTCAGCTTGACGGGAGACGAACCCGACTCGGGGTCGCTACAGCTGCTGGAAGACCAGCTGAGCGGTATCCCCGGCGTTGTCGACATTCGCTCGACCGTGACCTTCGCTCCTCCCTTGGAGTCCTTTGACCGCGAGTCGCAGACTGCCCCTCCCGGGGCATAG
- a CDS encoding response regulator, translating into MNDFVLTSQRMLDVLIVDDSADTLEMMALLIRRRGHHVRSAQTATAALEAAQTQAPDLVLLDFGLPDFSGLELARKLRASGVTRATLVAVTGQSRESDRAAALEAGCNDFVTKPLRRKELDRLLVDAEERRGRD; encoded by the coding sequence ATGAACGACTTCGTGCTAACCTCGCAGCGGATGCTTGACGTGCTGATTGTAGACGATAGCGCTGACACGCTGGAGATGATGGCGCTGTTGATTCGGCGCAGGGGACACCACGTGCGCAGCGCGCAGACCGCAACAGCAGCGCTGGAAGCCGCCCAGACCCAAGCGCCTGACCTCGTGTTGCTCGACTTCGGACTACCGGATTTCAGCGGACTCGAGCTCGCCCGCAAGCTCCGCGCGAGCGGCGTTACACGCGCCACGCTGGTCGCTGTTACCGGTCAGTCTCGGGAGTCCGATCGGGCGGCGGCGCTGGAAGCTGGATGCAATGACTTCGTGACCAAGCCGCTGCGGCGTAAGGAACTCGACCGCCTCTTGGTGGACGCAGAAGAACGTCGCGGGCGCGACTGA
- a CDS encoding response regulator: protein MTASRVRRSLRVLVIDDDEVDRLSIRRALTRGERDYDLVEAETAEQALERAADPTIDCILLDNRLPDGDALEVLGRLKQAGVDRPIVVLTGQGHEELAVELLKGGAADYLTKTASPDRIEAALRNAVRVFRSEQKARRAEDALRTSRESLATTLRSVADGVITTDGAGNVTYLNPAAARYCQLEAEECLGKQLWSVLNVEDQDRPAQRDRMDSALTRRLLGSPTELVLRTREGERITVQERVSLMMGADRQTPTGLVLTLTDITDRRRNEERLEFLLSVGNDLARGLDFRRTLETAVRAAVPRLARGCILGVAPQGGGWSYAVEPGDGKLAELAQRLYGADATRGEAIATLVRKGELLVIPPGNTSEAVPDLAEWGVRYTAWLPLTTRFSVGLLLLESPVPWRRDELSLARDFVQRVGLALDNALLVWRLEESVRIRDETLAVVSHDLRSPLNALALATDNLVEESESEDAEDYGEIVQRSISRMNRLIQDLLDAETMASGRFSVNPEACELDGVIEEILQIHEPLADAKGLDFRIERAAELPAVEADRHRLVQVLSNLLGNALKFTQAGSVRLMVDVVPDGVSFAVQDSGPGISSEHQPLLFERFWRADRKSAGSGLGLAIVRGVLLAHQSDIRVDSKPGEGSRFSFTLRRADMAQRGLDA, encoded by the coding sequence ATGACTGCATCTCGAGTACGTCGCAGCTTGCGCGTTTTGGTGATCGACGATGACGAAGTCGATCGCCTGTCCATTCGCCGTGCCCTGACCCGTGGTGAGCGGGACTACGACCTGGTCGAAGCGGAGACTGCTGAGCAAGCGCTGGAGCGCGCTGCAGATCCGACCATCGACTGCATCTTGCTCGACAATCGCTTGCCCGACGGTGATGCGCTCGAGGTGCTTGGTCGCTTGAAGCAGGCGGGTGTGGACCGCCCCATTGTCGTGCTCACGGGGCAGGGCCACGAGGAGCTGGCGGTGGAGCTGCTCAAGGGCGGAGCAGCGGACTACCTGACCAAGACCGCGAGTCCCGATCGGATCGAGGCGGCGCTGCGCAACGCAGTGCGGGTGTTTCGCAGCGAGCAAAAGGCGCGGCGCGCCGAGGACGCGTTGCGGACGAGCCGGGAGTCCTTGGCAACGACCCTGCGAAGCGTCGCCGACGGCGTCATCACGACGGATGGTGCGGGCAACGTCACTTACCTCAATCCCGCTGCCGCGCGGTACTGTCAGCTCGAAGCGGAGGAGTGCCTTGGCAAGCAGCTCTGGTCGGTGCTGAACGTTGAAGATCAGGATCGACCGGCGCAGCGCGACCGTATGGATAGCGCGCTGACGCGCAGGCTGCTGGGAAGCCCGACCGAGCTCGTCTTGCGTACTCGTGAAGGAGAGCGCATCACCGTACAAGAGCGGGTGAGCTTGATGATGGGGGCGGATCGTCAGACTCCCACGGGTCTCGTGCTGACGCTCACCGACATCACTGACCGGCGGCGCAACGAGGAGCGCCTCGAGTTCTTGCTCTCGGTTGGTAACGATCTTGCGCGGGGCTTGGACTTTCGCCGGACCCTGGAGACAGCGGTGCGGGCCGCCGTGCCGCGCCTGGCGCGCGGCTGCATTCTCGGCGTCGCTCCCCAAGGGGGCGGCTGGAGCTACGCCGTGGAGCCCGGTGACGGAAAGCTCGCGGAGCTCGCACAGCGCTTGTACGGCGCTGACGCCACCCGGGGTGAGGCGATCGCGACGCTCGTGCGCAAGGGCGAGTTACTGGTCATTCCACCGGGCAATACGAGCGAGGCGGTGCCGGATCTGGCCGAGTGGGGGGTGAGGTACACCGCGTGGCTGCCGCTCACGACGCGCTTCTCCGTTGGCTTGCTGCTCCTGGAGTCGCCCGTGCCCTGGCGTCGGGACGAGTTGAGCCTCGCACGCGACTTCGTACAACGTGTCGGCTTGGCGCTGGATAACGCGCTCCTCGTGTGGCGCTTGGAAGAGTCGGTACGCATTCGCGATGAGACCCTAGCCGTGGTGAGTCACGACTTGAGGAGTCCGCTGAATGCCTTGGCACTCGCGACAGACAACTTGGTGGAGGAGAGCGAGTCCGAGGACGCAGAAGACTACGGCGAGATCGTGCAGCGCTCGATCTCGCGCATGAATCGCCTGATTCAGGACCTGCTTGACGCGGAAACGATGGCCAGCGGGCGCTTCTCGGTGAACCCGGAGGCGTGCGAGCTAGACGGCGTGATCGAGGAGATCCTGCAGATCCACGAACCATTGGCCGACGCCAAGGGGCTCGATTTCAGGATCGAGCGCGCCGCCGAGTTGCCCGCCGTTGAGGCGGATCGCCATCGCCTGGTTCAGGTGCTGAGTAACCTCTTGGGCAACGCATTGAAGTTCACTCAAGCCGGCTCCGTGAGGCTCATGGTCGACGTCGTGCCGGATGGCGTGTCGTTTGCCGTTCAGGATTCGGGCCCCGGGATCTCCAGCGAACATCAACCGCTGCTGTTCGAGCGCTTTTGGCGCGCCGATCGCAAGTCCGCCGGTTCGGGGTTGGGCCTCGCAATCGTGCGGGGTGTCTTGCTTGCACACCAGAGCGATATCCGTGTGGATTCGAAGCCCGGTGAGGGGTCGCGGTTCTCGTTCACGCTGCGCCGCGCGGATATGGCTCAGCGAGGCTTGGATGCCTAG
- a CDS encoding response regulator translates to MTSINREDPAYHILLVEDDAVDVKTVQRAFKENNISNPLAVATNGEEALEMLQNGSVNPSRLLVLLDINMPRMNGIEFLRHIRADENLRHLSVVVLTTSNDDRDRIEAYRLNVAGYILKPVTFNRFVKAMAALNKYWTLVELP, encoded by the coding sequence ATGACCAGCATCAATCGCGAAGACCCCGCCTATCACATCCTGCTCGTCGAGGACGACGCGGTGGACGTGAAGACGGTGCAGCGGGCCTTCAAAGAGAACAACATCTCGAACCCCTTGGCAGTCGCCACGAATGGCGAAGAAGCCCTGGAGATGCTGCAGAACGGCAGCGTCAACCCGTCGAGACTGCTGGTACTGCTGGACATCAACATGCCGCGCATGAACGGCATCGAGTTCCTTCGCCATATCCGTGCGGATGAAAACCTCAGACACCTGTCGGTCGTCGTCCTGACTACTTCCAACGACGATCGCGATCGCATTGAGGCCTACCGCTTGAACGTCGCCGGCTACATCCTGAAGCCGGTCACCTTCAATCGCTTCGTCAAAGCCATGGCCGCTCTGAACAAGTACTGGACGCTCGTCGAACTGCCCTGA